In the genome of Pusillimonas sp. T7-7, the window CGTGCGCAGGCTCTTGCCATAAGCATGGCCAGAAGGCATGTCCAGCTCTTTCCAGACCGCAGGCAAGTCCTCTTTCTTTATGCCCAGCAAGTCTATGCGCTGGCCGCCGGTGACTTTGACCATCGGCACCTTGTATTTGTCGGCCACGTCGGCGATGCGGCGTAGTTCCGACGGGTTGGTGACGCCGCCCCACATGCGCGGCACGACTGAGTAAGTACCGTCTTTCTGTATGTTGGCGTGCACGCGTTCGTTGATCAGACGCGACTGGCTGTCGTCCTTGGCCTCGCCCGGCCAGGTGGACATCAGGTAGTAGTTCAGCGCGGGGCGGCAGGTGGCGCAGCCGTCGGTGGTGCGCCACTCCAGGAAGCGCAGCGTTTGCGGAATGCTGGTCAGGTGTTGTTCGCGTATGGCCTTGCGTATTTCGCCATGAGTGTAATCGGCGCAGGCGCAGATGGCTTTTTCAGATTTGGGCTTGATGTCGGCGGCGCCGCCGACACAACTGATCAGTATCTGTTCCACCAGGCCGGTGCAGGAGCCGCAGGAACTGGCGGCCTTGGTGTGTTTCTTGACTTCATCAACGGTGAACAGGCCTTGCTCGCGTATGGCCTTCACGATAGTGCCTTTGCAGACGCCGTTGCAGCCGCAGATCTCGGTGGCGTCAGGCATGCCGGCGACACTGTTTTCGCCGGCATGCCCCATATCGCCGATAGCGCTTTCGCCGAACATAAGGTGTTCGCGCAGCTCCGCAATGGACTTGCCTTCGCGTATCAGGCGGAAGTACCAGGCGCCGTCCACCGTATCGCCGTACAGGCAGGCGCCGACCAGCTTGTCGCCCTGTATGACCAGCTTCTTGTAGACGCCTCCCACAGGGTCGGCCAGGGTAATGGCTTCGGTATTTTCGCCACCCATGAATTCGCCTGCGGAAAACACATCGATGCCGGTGACTTTCAGCTTGGTGGACGTCGTGCTGCCGGCGTAGCGGCCAATGCCGTGCAAGGCCAGGTGGTTGGCGGCGACTTTGGCCTGTTCAAACAGGGGGGCGACCAGGCCGTAGGCCATGCCGCGGTGGCTGACGCATTCACCCACGGCGTAAATGCCCGGGTCGTAGGTTTGCAGCGTATCGTTCACCACAATGCCGCGGTTCGTATAGATGCCGGAGCCTTCGGCCAGGTCAGTGTTGGGCCGTATGCCGACCGCCATGACGATCAGGTCGGTGGCCAGCTCGCTGCCGTCCTTGAAACGTATGCCGCAGACAGCGCCTTGTTCGTTGCCAAGAATGGCCTCGGTCTGGTGCTCCATCAGAAAGTTCAGGCCGCGCGCTTGCAGGCTGGTTTGCAACAGCCCGGCGGCCGTGGGATCAAGCTGGCGGTCCAGCAATGATGCGCCCAAGTGCACCACCGAAACCTGCATGCCGCGAGCGAGCAGGCCGTTGGCGGCTTCCAGCCCCAACAGGCCGCCGCCTATGACCACTGCGTGCCGAAGCCGTGAGGCTGCGTCTATCATCAGTTCGACATCGCGTATGTCGCGGAAGCTGATGACGCCCTTCAGCTCATTGCCCGGTACCGGCAGGATGAAGGGCTTGGAGCCCGTAGCCAGCAACAGGCGATCATATTGCGCGGTCTTGCCGTCGTCGGTCAGCACTTCCTTGCGAGCCCGGTTGATGTGCGTGACCGTGCTGTTCAGATGTAGCGTGATGCCGTTGGCTTCATACCAGCTTGTATCGTTAAGAATGATGTCTTGTATGGTTTGCTCGCCGGTCAGCACCGGCGACAGCAGGATGCGGTTGTAGTTGGGATAAGGCTCCGAACCGAACACCGTGATGTCGTACAGATCGCTATCCAGTTTGAGCAGTTCTTCCAGGGTGCGTATGC includes:
- the nirB gene encoding nitrite reductase large subunit NirB; protein product: MKKMKLVVVGNGMAGIRTLEELLKLDSDLYDITVFGSEPYPNYNRILLSPVLTGEQTIQDIILNDTSWYEANGITLHLNSTVTHINRARKEVLTDDGKTAQYDRLLLATGSKPFILPVPGNELKGVISFRDIRDVELMIDAASRLRHAVVIGGGLLGLEAANGLLARGMQVSVVHLGASLLDRQLDPTAAGLLQTSLQARGLNFLMEHQTEAILGNEQGAVCGIRFKDGSELATDLIVMAVGIRPNTDLAEGSGIYTNRGIVVNDTLQTYDPGIYAVGECVSHRGMAYGLVAPLFEQAKVAANHLALHGIGRYAGSTTSTKLKVTGIDVFSAGEFMGGENTEAITLADPVGGVYKKLVIQGDKLVGACLYGDTVDGAWYFRLIREGKSIAELREHLMFGESAIGDMGHAGENSVAGMPDATEICGCNGVCKGTIVKAIREQGLFTVDEVKKHTKAASSCGSCTGLVEQILISCVGGAADIKPKSEKAICACADYTHGEIRKAIREQHLTSIPQTLRFLEWRTTDGCATCRPALNYYLMSTWPGEAKDDSQSRLINERVHANIQKDGTYSVVPRMWGGVTNPSELRRIADVADKYKVPMVKVTGGQRIDLLGIKKEDLPAVWKELDMPSGHAYGKSLRTVKTCVGKEFCRFGTQDSTGMGIALEKDLVGMWSPHKVKLAVSGCPRNCAESGIKDIGIIAVDSGWELYVGGNGGIKTEVAQFFVKVQTHDEVLEYTGAFLQLYREEAFYLERTCHYLARVGLEHAKARVVEDAANRTALYARLKFAISFEQDPWAERIPATAARREFETLTA